From Riemerella anatipestifer ATCC 11845 = DSM 15868, a single genomic window includes:
- the rnc gene encoding ribonuclease III: protein MKIGRYFNRILSRRKKPRYTQREAFIVKGLEKILGIQPKEVSWYQEAFSLKSTSSQLNYDRLEFLGDAVLGSIVSYYLYRQYPQESEGFLTQMKSKIVNRKNLNQIGEKLNLTSLVLKNGSKFVADLSGNLLEALVGAIYMDFGYEKCQKVVLSKILTHSEMLKLENKIISYKSLLLEWSQKNKIKIDYKTEEEFLPSKVKMFKTYIFVGGSKVASATETSKKKSEEKAAQRAFYTLNKKEKIIERQ from the coding sequence ATGAAAATCGGACGCTATTTCAATAGAATTTTATCTAGACGAAAGAAGCCAAGATATACACAAAGAGAGGCTTTTATAGTAAAAGGATTAGAAAAAATATTGGGTATACAGCCTAAAGAAGTCTCTTGGTATCAGGAGGCTTTTTCTCTCAAAAGTACTTCCAGTCAACTCAATTATGATAGGCTAGAGTTCTTAGGAGATGCCGTTCTAGGGAGTATAGTTTCCTATTATCTTTACAGGCAGTATCCACAGGAGAGTGAGGGGTTTTTAACCCAAATGAAATCTAAGATTGTTAATAGGAAGAACCTTAATCAGATAGGAGAAAAGCTAAATTTGACTTCTCTAGTTTTGAAAAATGGTTCTAAGTTTGTAGCAGACCTGTCGGGAAATCTCTTAGAGGCTTTGGTTGGAGCTATTTATATGGATTTTGGCTACGAAAAATGTCAAAAAGTGGTGTTGTCTAAGATTCTTACTCATTCGGAAATGCTTAAACTTGAAAATAAAATTATAAGTTATAAGAGCTTGTTGTTAGAGTGGAGTCAAAAGAATAAAATTAAGATAGACTATAAAACCGAGGAAGAGTTTTTACCAAGTAAAGTAAAGATGTTTAAAACCTATATTTTTGTAGGTGGTAGTAAAGTGGCTAGTGCTACGGAAACTTCTAAGAAAAAATCGGAAGAAAAGGCTGCACAAAGAGCATTTTATACATTAAACAAAAAAGAAAAGATAATTGAAAGACAATAA
- a CDS encoding (Fe-S)-binding protein, giving the protein MEFKIKTMAEYAAEGKAPEVLFWVGCAGSFDDRAKKITKAFCKILHKIGVEFAVLGQEESCTGDPAKRAGNEFVFQMMALTNIEILNAYEVKKIVTACPHCFNTLKNEYPSLGGNYQVLHHTQFLKQLMEEGRLKIEGGRFEGKKITFHDPCYLGRANNEYEAPRELLKKLDAELVEMKRCKQNGLCCGAGGAQMFKEPEKGNKDINIERTEEALAKTPDVIATGCPFCNTMMTDGVKHFNKNTEVEVKDIVELLAEAEDL; this is encoded by the coding sequence ATGGAATTCAAAATAAAAACAATGGCAGAATACGCTGCCGAAGGTAAAGCTCCCGAAGTTTTGTTTTGGGTAGGCTGTGCAGGAAGTTTTGATGATAGAGCTAAAAAAATCACCAAAGCCTTTTGTAAAATCCTCCATAAAATAGGGGTAGAATTTGCGGTATTGGGACAAGAGGAAAGTTGCACTGGGGACCCAGCTAAGAGAGCGGGGAACGAGTTTGTTTTCCAAATGATGGCACTCACCAATATAGAAATCCTTAATGCTTATGAAGTCAAGAAAATAGTAACGGCTTGTCCGCATTGTTTTAATACATTAAAGAATGAGTATCCTAGTCTTGGTGGGAATTACCAAGTGCTACATCACACACAGTTTTTAAAGCAACTTATGGAGGAGGGAAGACTGAAGATAGAAGGCGGTAGGTTTGAAGGTAAAAAAATCACTTTCCACGACCCTTGTTACCTCGGTAGAGCCAATAACGAGTATGAAGCACCTAGAGAACTCCTCAAAAAATTAGATGCAGAGCTGGTTGAAATGAAGCGTTGCAAACAAAACGGATTGTGCTGTGGAGCAGGAGGGGCACAGATGTTTAAAGAGCCAGAAAAAGGAAATAAAGACATAAACATAGAAAGAACAGAAGAGGCTTTAGCGAAAACACCAGATGTTATCGCAACGGGTTGTCCTTTCTGTAATACAATGATGACGGACGGTGTAAAGCATTTTAATAAAAACACAGAAGTAGAAGTTAAAGATATTGTGGAACTTTTAGCAGAAGCAGAGGATTTATAG
- the fabF gene encoding beta-ketoacyl-ACP synthase II encodes MELKRVVVTGFGAITPIGNNAKEYWENLVKGESGAAPITLFDATNFKTKFACEVKNFNPLDFFDRKESKKMDRNTQLGIVAAREAIEHSGITSTEVDKNRVGVVWGSGIGGLETFEKEVLDWAKSDIPRFNPFFIPKMIADITPGHISIEYGFHGPNYTTVSACASSANAIIDSKMLIQLGKADVIVCGGSEAAVTASGVGGFNAMMALSTRNDDPKTASRPFDKDRDGFVLGEGAGCIILEEYEHAKRRGATIYAELKGGGMSADAHHMTAPHPEGLGAYLVMKNCLEDAGITADEVDHINMHGTSTPLGDIAESNAISRLLGDHAFDIQINSTKSMTGHLLGAAGVVEAIAAIGTIIHDVVPPTINHFTDDEKIDSRLDFTFNKAVEKKVNVAMSNTFGFGGHNACVLFKKV; translated from the coding sequence ATGGAATTGAAAAGAGTAGTTGTTACCGGATTTGGTGCTATTACACCTATTGGAAATAATGCTAAAGAATATTGGGAAAACCTTGTAAAAGGTGAGAGCGGTGCTGCTCCAATTACTCTTTTCGATGCCACTAATTTTAAAACTAAATTTGCTTGCGAGGTTAAAAACTTCAATCCATTAGATTTTTTTGACAGAAAAGAGTCAAAGAAAATGGATAGAAATACTCAATTGGGAATTGTAGCCGCTAGAGAAGCTATAGAACACTCTGGTATAACTAGTACAGAGGTTGATAAAAACAGAGTAGGGGTTGTATGGGGGTCTGGTATTGGTGGACTAGAAACTTTTGAGAAGGAAGTTTTAGACTGGGCAAAGTCGGATATTCCTAGATTTAATCCGTTTTTTATTCCTAAAATGATTGCGGATATTACACCAGGGCATATTTCTATTGAATATGGTTTCCACGGACCTAACTATACTACGGTATCGGCTTGTGCGTCTTCGGCTAATGCAATCATAGACTCTAAAATGTTAATCCAGCTTGGTAAAGCTGATGTTATTGTTTGTGGAGGTTCCGAGGCTGCCGTAACGGCAAGTGGAGTGGGCGGCTTTAATGCGATGATGGCACTTTCTACAAGAAATGACGACCCTAAAACAGCTTCTAGACCTTTTGATAAAGATAGAGATGGTTTTGTTCTAGGGGAAGGTGCGGGGTGTATTATCTTAGAGGAGTATGAACACGCAAAGAGAAGAGGGGCAACTATTTACGCAGAGCTTAAAGGTGGAGGTATGAGTGCAGATGCACATCATATGACGGCACCGCACCCAGAAGGTTTGGGAGCTTATTTGGTAATGAAGAACTGTCTAGAAGATGCAGGAATTACTGCTGATGAGGTAGACCACATCAATATGCATGGGACATCTACGCCATTAGGAGATATTGCAGAATCTAACGCAATTTCTAGATTACTTGGTGACCACGCCTTTGATATACAAATCAATTCTACAAAGTCTATGACAGGACATTTGCTGGGAGCAGCAGGTGTTGTAGAGGCTATTGCTGCCATAGGAACTATTATTCATGATGTTGTTCCACCTACAATTAACCATTTTACAGACGATGAAAAAATAGATAGTCGTCTTGACTTTACGTTCAATAAAGCAGTAGAAAAGAAGGTTAATGTTGCAATGAGCAATACTTTTGGCTTCGGTGGACACAATGCGTGTGTGCTATTCAAGAAAGTCTAA
- a CDS encoding oligosaccharide flippase family protein: protein MIFGRLYLGKSSVSYYFYRNKITAILSVLKVLKSNIFFLKSFFKNNGFWTASAMLISKLVLLLVNIYVARVLLKEDLGMVFKVQNFISFFIPFVGLGTYQGLLKFGSQLDRSIDFENLEAYSLYYGLLGQLVINALVFILALVMFGQQLEVFFLVLWFLVRLVGLFFLEVYKASCRASFRNRKFALLEIVNSVALLALVLGLTPLLGLRGYVLALCLSPYFIFFLGFRKFRKVVLKPLSVKSLWRFNLSTAAASLMQELFLLTDIFMIGVLFSEGVLAEYKTASLIPLNLIFLSRVFIHNDYPKLCKHHQDKAFIKRYITQYLVLFSALSVLIWGLGKAYANEIMSLFGTQYLGQTHLFNVFLVAAVVGMMLRTPFSNLVFAIERTRLHLIISTLSVVLLVLLIFALQPYFGILGVGYAHLLAVFFSGVLYSGVVIKYLMRLR from the coding sequence TTGATTTTTGGTAGGCTATATTTAGGAAAGTCATCTGTAAGTTATTATTTTTACCGAAACAAAATTACAGCTATTTTGTCAGTATTAAAAGTATTAAAATCAAATATATTTTTTCTAAAATCTTTTTTCAAGAACAACGGTTTTTGGACGGCTTCGGCGATGCTGATTTCAAAATTAGTTTTGCTTCTCGTTAATATTTATGTCGCTAGAGTATTACTAAAAGAAGATTTGGGAATGGTGTTTAAGGTCCAAAACTTTATTTCCTTTTTCATTCCTTTTGTAGGGTTGGGGACTTATCAAGGGTTATTAAAATTTGGCAGTCAATTAGACCGCTCAATCGATTTTGAAAACCTAGAAGCTTATTCATTATACTATGGTTTGTTGGGGCAGTTGGTTATAAATGCATTGGTTTTTATACTTGCATTGGTAATGTTTGGGCAACAATTAGAAGTCTTTTTTTTGGTGTTGTGGTTCTTGGTAAGGCTTGTGGGATTATTCTTTTTGGAAGTCTATAAAGCCTCTTGTAGAGCCTCTTTCCGTAATAGGAAATTTGCTCTTTTGGAGATTGTCAATAGTGTTGCCTTGTTGGCGTTGGTATTGGGGCTTACCCCATTGTTAGGGCTTAGGGGTTATGTCTTAGCCTTGTGTTTGTCGCCTTACTTTATATTCTTTTTGGGGTTTAGGAAGTTCAGAAAAGTAGTACTGAAACCACTCTCGGTAAAATCACTTTGGCGATTTAACCTTTCTACCGCCGCTGCGAGCCTTATGCAAGAGTTGTTCTTGCTTACGGATATATTTATGATTGGGGTGTTGTTTAGTGAGGGGGTCTTGGCGGAATACAAAACGGCTTCGCTCATACCGTTAAATTTAATTTTCCTATCACGAGTGTTCATTCATAATGACTACCCTAAACTATGCAAACACCATCAAGATAAAGCATTTATCAAAAGGTACATTACTCAATATTTAGTCTTATTCTCGGCGCTATCAGTATTGATTTGGGGCTTGGGAAAAGCTTATGCCAATGAGATTATGAGTCTTTTTGGAACTCAATATTTAGGACAGACACACTTATTTAATGTTTTCTTAGTAGCTGCAGTGGTAGGTATGATGCTTAGGACGCCGTTTAGCAATTTGGTCTTTGCGATTGAAAGGACGAGGTTGCATCTTATCATTTCCACACTGTCGGTAGTATTGCTCGTCCTCCTCATCTTTGCCTTACAACCCTATTTTGGGATTTTAGGGGTAGGGTACGCCCATCTATTAGCCGTCTTTTTTTCAGGGGTTCTTTATAGTGGGGTGGTTATAAAATATCTAATGAGGCTTCGATAA
- a CDS encoding acyl carrier protein: MSDIASRVKAIIADKLDVEETEVTPEASFTNDLGADSLDTVELIMEFEKEFNIQIPDDQAEKITTVGHAIAYVEEVVNK; this comes from the coding sequence ATGTCAGACATTGCATCAAGAGTAAAGGCGATTATCGCAGATAAGTTAGATGTGGAGGAAACAGAAGTAACTCCGGAAGCTAGTTTTACTAATGATTTAGGAGCAGATTCGCTAGATACTGTGGAGCTTATTATGGAATTCGAAAAAGAATTCAACATCCAAATCCCTGATGATCAAGCGGAGAAAATCACTACAGTAGGGCACGCTATTGCTTATGTAGAAGAAGTGGTAAATAAATAA